The DNA window GACGAGGCGACACCGCCCGTGACAAAGATGTGTTTCGTGTCGTGCACATGGCGAAGTGGTCGCAAAACGCGTATCTCCCGTCGGCCGAACCAGGCGCGGATGCCCTGATTACCTACGGGACTCCAGGGTAACACCACTACGCCGATTCACCGTCCGCCACTCCGGACGGACGGTGCCGGCTCCTGTGCCGGGCGGCTACTGCTGCGCCGGGCGGCCGTCGGCGCCGACGGTGATGGCGCTCGCCCCGGCTCCGGTGCCGTAGGCGCCGGTGTGTCCCTTCGACTCCGAGGACAGCACCAGCACGGTGGTGATCCGGCCGGTCTGCTGATCGACGTTGTCGACCGTGGAGACCGCGTTGCCCAGAGCCGGGTCGGAACGCACGACGGCGATCGGTGAGCCGCCCTCGGCCGAGCCACCGCGGCCGACTAGGACACCGCCCTCCCCGCGCGCGGCCATCGCCGCGGCGAAACGTGCGACCACGGATCCCTGGGCGCCCGAGTCCTTCCCGAAGTCCCCACCGGTCACCAGCACCATGAGATCGGCCGGTGTGATCGCGTTGTCGGCGTAGTCGATGAATCCGCCGTCACGCAGCGTCTGCAGACCGGTGGCCCGATCGGAGGCGCGGGCGGGCGCACTGCCGTCACGTCGCAGGATCAGACTGCCGAGCAGATCACCGGTACGGCCACCCGAGTCGGTCAGTTCCGGACGCAGCAGCGTACCCGGCGGAATCGTCTGGTCGACGATGGTGCGCAGCTGCTCGGCCTTCTGGTCGGTGACCAACGTGTCGGTGAGGGCGATCTGACCGGCGAAGCGACCGCCCGCACCGGAGATGGACTCCTTCACCGCGGTCACGTCGGCGTCGGCCGCGTTGGGCGCGGTCACCACCACAACCGATTGTCCGCGAAGCGAATTGGCGATGAGGCGCGGAGCGACCGCCTGATCGAAGCTGTTCGCCGCGTTCAGTTGCTCGTTGAGGTCATCGCGCTGGTTCTCGAGGTCGCCGATACGGTCACGACTGGTTCCGGTGACCGAGTTCATCCGGTCACCGACGAACCCGGAGCCGAGGAACAGTCCCAGCGCCAGGGCCAGGAAGACCGCGACCAGCGAGATGGCGTGTTGGCGAAGTGAGATCATCGACTACCTGTTCCAAACTCCCCGGGCCCACTCGACCAACTGATGCCACTGCGCGACAACCCAATCGGTGACCTCGGGACCGGCGCTCGAGAGCAGCACCGCGGCGATCACGGCAACCAGAGCGGCGAGCACCACACAGGCGATGGCCGCGCCGGACACCCGACTGCGGTAGAGCGTCGCCACGGCCTTCGCATCGACGAGTTTGGGACCGACCTTGAGGCGGGTCAGGAAGGTCGACGGATTGCTCTCCCGCCGGGAGCGGTCGAAGAAGTCGTCGAGTGTCCCGGCATAGCCGACGGTGACGATGAGGTCGGCGCCGTGGTAGTCGGCGAGCAACAGGGCGAGATCGCCGTCCGAGCCGGCCGCCGGGAACGTGGTGGCACCGATCCCGAGATCCTGGATGCGCTCAAGACCGGGAGCATGTCCGTCGGTGTCGGCCGGAAGCACCACCTGCGCACCGCATTTGAGTGTCTGGGTCTTCAGCTCGCTCGGATCGCCGACGATCAGGGCCGGCCGGTAGCCGGCCTTCATCAGCGTCTCGGCGCCGACGCCCACCCCGATGAGCACCGGCGAGTACTCCTTGATGAACGGCTTGAGCGAGCGCAGGTCGGCGACCCGGTCGGGACCATCGGCGACGATGACGACGTGTTTGCCCGCGACATCGACGTCGATGTCGGGGACGCCGACCCCGTCGATCAGCAGCGGGGACTCGCTGCGGATGAACTCGATCGTGTTGCCGGAGAAGGCCTCCAGGTGATCGACCAGGCCGGACTTGGCACCGATCATCATGTCGGCGATCTCGTGTTCGTCGAGTTCGGCGCCGCGTGCCAGGCGCCGGTCGCCGACGAAGAGCCGGTCGTGGTGGACCCTGACCTTGGCGCCGTCCTTGACCCGCTTGAACACCTCCGGCCCGACGTCGTCGAGCAGCACGATGCCGGATGCGACGAGGACCTCCGGACCGAGATTCGGGTAGCGGCCGCTGATCGAACGCGAGGCGTTGACCACGGCCACGACGTTGGCCTGCACCAAGGCATCCGCGGTCACCCGATCCAGGTCCACCTCGTCGAGGATGACGATGTCACCCGGCCCCACCCGGCCGAGGAGCCGCTTGGTGTTCTTGTCGATCCTGGCGATACCGGTGACGCCAGGCAGTTCTTCGGTGTTTCGCGCGAGCAGTGCAGGCATCTTCATGACGGCCATGATTGACCGCGTAGCGGGCCGCCGCGAGGAGGCGCGCCGTAACAGGGGCAACTTTTGTCACATGAGTAACAGCAGTTACGGCGTCGGGGCGGTCACTCCTTCGCCCGTTCCGCCGTCTGCAGCAGTTCCTCGGCATGCGCCTTGCCGGTGTCGGACTCACCGAGTCCGGCGAGCATCCGGGCGAGTTCGGCCACCCGCTCGTCCCGGTCGAGTTCGCGCACGGTGCTGGTGTGTGCGCCCCGCCCGCTGCTCTTGCCGATCACCAGATGGTTGTCGGCGAAGGCCGCCACCTGCGGAAGATGGGTCACGACGATGACCTGATGGGCCCGCGCGAGTCCGGCCAGTCGTTTGCCGATCTCGACCGCGGCGCGCCCGCCGACGCCGGCATCGACCTCGTCGAAGACCATCACCGAACCCGATGTCGGTTCTGCCAGAACGACTTCGAGAGCCAACATCACTCGCGAGAGCTCGCCGCCCGAGGCCGAGGTGGCGATCGGCAGTGGATGGGCGTTCTTGTGCGCGATCAACGCGAACTCGACCCGATCGGCCCCGTCGGCACCCGCGTGGGCGCGCGTCCCGACGACATCGATGCCGAGCCGGTCGTCGGCGCTCGCCGGTTCCGGCGTGACGGCCACGTCGAGTGCGGCATCTCCCATGGCGAGCCCGCGGAGTTCCGCGGACACCTTGTTGGCCATCGAGGTGGCCGACTTGGCACGTACTGCGTGCAGCTTGCCGGCGGCGGCCTCGACGTCAGTGCGCGCCGTGGCTGCGGCGGCCTCGAGTTCCTCGATGGAGCTGCGCGGATCCTCGATCTCGGCGAGTCGAGCCTGCGCCTGCATCCGCCAGGCGATGACACCGTCGATATCGGGTGCGTACTTGCGGACGAGCGCCTTCAACTCGGCCTGCCGGGTGAGCAGCTTGTCGAGTTCCTCGGCATCGGCGGGGAGGTCGGACAGGAAGGCGGTGAGTTCCGCGCCGACGTCGGTGATCACGGTCAGCGCCTCACTGACCCGCGGGACCAGGGCGCGCAGCGTCTCGTCGGCGACGGTCTCCAGGATGTCGCGGACCTGCCCGAGTCCCTCGATGACCGAACGTCCGTCGCCGGCGACCAGATCCTGCGAGGTCGCCGCGGCGGTCCGGATGGACTCCAGATCGGTCAGCCGGCGAATGGTGGCGGCGAGTTCCTCGTCCTCGCCGGGTGCCGGGTCGACGGCCGCGATCTCGTCGATTCCGAAGCGGAGCCGATCAGCCTCCTGGGCGATCTCGCGATAATTGGCGCGACGGGCGTCGAGTTCGTCGAGGATCTCGATCCACGCGTCTCGGGCACGCCGATAGGCGGTGAGAGCCTTGTCCGCACGTGCCCCGGCGAAGGCGTCGAGTGCGGCGCGCTGATGTTCTGGCCGCAGCAGTCGGAGTTGGTCGTTCTGGCCGTGGATGGCCAGTACGGCATTCGTGAGTCGGCCCATCACACCCACGGGCACCGACCGGCCACCGAGATGTGCTCGCGAGCGACCGTCGGCGCCCACCGTGCGCACAGCGATGACGGTGTCATCGTCGTCGAGTTCGGCGCCGGTCGACTCGAGGATCTCGGCCACCACCGAATCCTGTTGTATCCCAGACGTTTGTGTCCCAGCGGCAGCAGAGCCCTGCCCGGGCAAGCGGAAGCGACCCTCGACCACCGCCTTCGGGCTGCCGTTGCGAACGCGATTGGCGTCGGCCCGCGCACCGGACAGCAGGTGCAGGCTGGTCACGATCATCGTCTTACCGGCCCCGGTCTCACCGGTGAGCACGGTGAACCCGGGATGGAACCGGGCCGAGGCGGCCTCGATGACGCCGAGCCCGGAAATGGTCAGTTCTTCGAGCACCCCTACGTCTGCCTCCCCCGCCATCCGGTGACCGGAAGCGCGAATTTGGTGACGAGCCGATCGGCGAACGGATCCGAGTCGATCCGAACCCACTGCACCGACCGCTCGCTGCGGACGACCTCGACGCGGGCACCGGCCGGGACGTCGAGTAACCGCCGGCCGTCGCAGAGAGCGATGGCCGATCGGCCGTTCTTGTCGATCTCGACCGCGATCCGGGACCGCGGACTGGTCACCATGGGTCGCGCGAAGAGTGCGTGCGCATTGCTCGGGACCACCAGGATCGCCTCCAGATCGGGCCACATCACCGGTCCGCCGGCCGAGAACGCGTAGGCGGTGGACCCGGTGGGCGTCGACACCAGCACACCGTCGGCCCCGAACGCCGAGACCGGCCGACCGTCGACCTCGGTGAACAGTTCGAGCACGCCGCTGTTGGTCCGGTTGAGGATGGCGACCTCGTTGAGCGCCCAGCTGCGTGTCGTCGTGTCGGGATCGGCGGGGTCGGTGACCACCACATCGAGCGTCATCCGGGGCTCCACACGATAGTCACCCGAGATCAGCTGGGCCATCACCGCGTCGACGCGATTCGCCTCGGCTTCGGCGAGGAATCCGATGCGCCCCAGGTTGATTCCGAGTACCGGGGCGTCGGCGGGATAGGCCAGTTCGGCGGCCCGCAGGAAGGTCCCGTCACCACCGA is part of the Gordonia bronchialis DSM 43247 genome and encodes:
- a CDS encoding copper transporter → MISLRQHAISLVAVFLALALGLFLGSGFVGDRMNSVTGTSRDRIGDLENQRDDLNEQLNAANSFDQAVAPRLIANSLRGQSVVVVTAPNAADADVTAVKESISGAGGRFAGQIALTDTLVTDQKAEQLRTIVDQTIPPGTLLRPELTDSGGRTGDLLGSLILRRDGSAPARASDRATGLQTLRDGGFIDYADNAITPADLMVLVTGGDFGKDSGAQGSVVARFAAAMAARGEGGVLVGRGGSAEGGSPIAVVRSDPALGNAVSTVDNVDQQTGRITTVLVLSSESKGHTGAYGTGAGASAITVGADGRPAQQ
- the steA gene encoding putative cytokinetic ring protein SteA, which produces MKMPALLARNTEELPGVTGIARIDKNTKRLLGRVGPGDIVILDEVDLDRVTADALVQANVVAVVNASRSISGRYPNLGPEVLVASGIVLLDDVGPEVFKRVKDGAKVRVHHDRLFVGDRRLARGAELDEHEIADMMIGAKSGLVDHLEAFSGNTIEFIRSESPLLIDGVGVPDIDVDVAGKHVVIVADGPDRVADLRSLKPFIKEYSPVLIGVGVGAETLMKAGYRPALIVGDPSELKTQTLKCGAQVVLPADTDGHAPGLERIQDLGIGATTFPAAGSDGDLALLLADYHGADLIVTVGYAGTLDDFFDRSRRESNPSTFLTRLKVGPKLVDAKAVATLYRSRVSGAAIACVVLAALVAVIAAVLLSSAGPEVTDWVVAQWHQLVEWARGVWNR
- the recN gene encoding DNA repair protein RecN, whose protein sequence is MLEELTISGLGVIEAASARFHPGFTVLTGETGAGKTMIVTSLHLLSGARADANRVRNGSPKAVVEGRFRLPGQGSAAAGTQTSGIQQDSVVAEILESTGAELDDDDTVIAVRTVGADGRSRAHLGGRSVPVGVMGRLTNAVLAIHGQNDQLRLLRPEHQRAALDAFAGARADKALTAYRRARDAWIEILDELDARRANYREIAQEADRLRFGIDEIAAVDPAPGEDEELAATIRRLTDLESIRTAAATSQDLVAGDGRSVIEGLGQVRDILETVADETLRALVPRVSEALTVITDVGAELTAFLSDLPADAEELDKLLTRQAELKALVRKYAPDIDGVIAWRMQAQARLAEIEDPRSSIEELEAAAATARTDVEAAAGKLHAVRAKSATSMANKVSAELRGLAMGDAALDVAVTPEPASADDRLGIDVVGTRAHAGADGADRVEFALIAHKNAHPLPIATSASGGELSRVMLALEVVLAEPTSGSVMVFDEVDAGVGGRAAVEIGKRLAGLARAHQVIVVTHLPQVAAFADNHLVIGKSSGRGAHTSTVRELDRDERVAELARMLAGLGESDTGKAHAEELLQTAERAKE
- a CDS encoding NAD kinase — encoded protein: MADESVAEPTGGREFLVVAHTGREIVTTTIDAIARHCAEAGIKLRVVDHDTKDGARAHSYADPPDHLPGKTPTAENHPVDPDHLREIGAAVDVTTADSASAAGCEVVIVLGGDGTFLRAAELAYPADAPVLGINLGRIGFLAEAEANRVDAVMAQLISGDYRVEPRMTLDVVVTDPADPDTTTRSWALNEVAILNRTNSGVLELFTEVDGRPVSAFGADGVLVSTPTGSTAYAFSAGGPVMWPDLEAILVVPSNAHALFARPMVTSPRSRIAVEIDKNGRSAIALCDGRRLLDVPAGARVEVVRSERSVQWVRIDSDPFADRLVTKFALPVTGWRGRQT